Proteins from one Ipomoea triloba cultivar NCNSP0323 chromosome 1, ASM357664v1 genomic window:
- the LOC115998949 gene encoding uncharacterized protein LOC115998949 isoform X2 has protein sequence MMCGYSQQILGGLLSMPIFLNKLSRAWYLRQEMSYSTNFCDAQSVGMIYFSTLFTFGTCVGGFLGLVMHSRRWPRFTSFLGAVLVLGGAVTSAALVDPFPIISTLLFLLIGTGIGMIRVGIPVLLLRISPDHARDSLDRAFDLSFSLGGFVCYLTNYLVYKFSKLHWVSVFIVLGVIVLVFLLALILVGRINARDTTEPYRPIRVLMREHRPLVIFRVGFGILPQLLGLGSLVLVPFAFESINFGANDLPFTALVVWGALAFVITTISSFYVIPRFGRGTIFLSLLAFALSQVSLGPVLRRAGNARNGILRYPFNRIVFVLLAFGFSSQAIVVGPYGWTSSTYPLELARVGRAIEFIASQFFVTCLMVLVSNLTCVFNEWAFVFFSFIALVCMRMVWIYGRD, from the exons ATGATGTGCGGTTATTCTCAACAGATTTTAG GTGGTCTCTTAAGCATGCCCATTTTCCTTAATAAGCTTTCAAGGGCATGGTATCTTAGACAAGAAATGTCATACTCCACCAACTTCTGCGATGCCCAAAGTGTAGGAATGATTTATTTCTCAACTCTATTTACATTTGGGACTTGTGTTGGAGGCTTTCTTGGCTTGGTGATGCATTCAAGAAGGTGGCCCAGGTTCACTTCTTTCCTTGGAGCTGTATTGGTATTAGGTGGTGCTGTCACATCTGCTGCCTTGGTGGATCCATTCCCCATCATCAGCACACTTTTGTTTCTCCTCATAGGGACGGGCATTGGCATGATTAGGGTG GGTATTCCTGTATTACTACTGCGGATATCTCCCGACCATGCCAGGGATAGTTTAGACCGTGCATTTGatctttctttttcattaggAGGATTTGTTTGTTACCTTACAAATTATTTAGTCTATAAGTTTTCTAAGCTTCATTGGGTTTCAGTCTTTATTGTTTTAGGAGTTATTGTTCTCGTATTTCTTTTGGCATTAATTTTGGTTGGTAGAATTAATGCAAGAGATACTACTGAGCCTTATAGACCTATCCGTGTGTTGATGCGTGAGCATCGGCCTCTTGTGATATTTAGGGTAGGTTTCGGTATACTTCCCCAACTTTTAGGGCTAGGGTCACTAGTCTTGGTCCCTTTTGCCTTTGAGTCTATTAATTTTGGGGCAAATGACCTACCATTTACTGCTTTAGTAGTATGGGGTGCACTTGCATTTGTTATTACCACTATTTCTTCGTTTTACGTCATCCCTCGTTTTGGGAGGGGTACGATCTTCCTATCTTTACTGGCTTTTGCACTTTCCCAG GTTAGTTTGGGACCTGTTTTGCGACGTGCTGGTAATGCTAGGAACGGCATCTTGAGGTATCCATTCAACCGCATTGTGTTTGTTCTTCTAGCTTTCGGTTTTTCCTCACAGGCCATAGTTGTCGGTCCTTATGGATGGACTTCAAGCACATATCCCTTGGAGTTGGCAAGAGTAGGGCGTGCTATTGAGTTTATTGCTAGTCAGTTTTTTGTTACGTGTTTGATGGTCTTAGTTTCTAATTTAACGTGTGTTTTTAATGAATGGGCATttgtattttttagttttattgcATTAGTATGTATGAGAATGGTTTGGATTTATGGAAGAGACTAG
- the LOC115998949 gene encoding sugar transport protein 13-like isoform X1 — protein MAFFFNGGISLPFAGAEFRAWIPAILRWIAAASGGMMCGYSQQILGGLLSMPIFLNKLSRAWYLRQEMSYSTNFCDAQSVGMIYFSTLFTFGTCVGGFLGLVMHSRRWPRFTSFLGAVLVLGGAVTSAALVDPFPIISTLLFLLIGTGIGMIRVGIPVLLLRISPDHARDSLDRAFDLSFSLGGFVCYLTNYLVYKFSKLHWVSVFIVLGVIVLVFLLALILVGRINARDTTEPYRPIRVLMREHRPLVIFRVGFGILPQLLGLGSLVLVPFAFESINFGANDLPFTALVVWGALAFVITTISSFYVIPRFGRGTIFLSLLAFALSQVSLGPVLRRAGNARNGILRYPFNRIVFVLLAFGFSSQAIVVGPYGWTSSTYPLELARVGRAIEFIASQFFVTCLMVLVSNLTCVFNEWAFVFFSFIALVCMRMVWIYGRD, from the exons ATGGCATTCTTCTTCAACGGTGGCATTAGCCTTCCCTTCGCCGGCGCTGAATTTAGGGCTTGGATTCCCGCGATATTGAG ATGGATAGCTGCTGCAAGTGGAGGAATGATGTGCGGTTATTCTCAACAGATTTTAG GTGGTCTCTTAAGCATGCCCATTTTCCTTAATAAGCTTTCAAGGGCATGGTATCTTAGACAAGAAATGTCATACTCCACCAACTTCTGCGATGCCCAAAGTGTAGGAATGATTTATTTCTCAACTCTATTTACATTTGGGACTTGTGTTGGAGGCTTTCTTGGCTTGGTGATGCATTCAAGAAGGTGGCCCAGGTTCACTTCTTTCCTTGGAGCTGTATTGGTATTAGGTGGTGCTGTCACATCTGCTGCCTTGGTGGATCCATTCCCCATCATCAGCACACTTTTGTTTCTCCTCATAGGGACGGGCATTGGCATGATTAGGGTG GGTATTCCTGTATTACTACTGCGGATATCTCCCGACCATGCCAGGGATAGTTTAGACCGTGCATTTGatctttctttttcattaggAGGATTTGTTTGTTACCTTACAAATTATTTAGTCTATAAGTTTTCTAAGCTTCATTGGGTTTCAGTCTTTATTGTTTTAGGAGTTATTGTTCTCGTATTTCTTTTGGCATTAATTTTGGTTGGTAGAATTAATGCAAGAGATACTACTGAGCCTTATAGACCTATCCGTGTGTTGATGCGTGAGCATCGGCCTCTTGTGATATTTAGGGTAGGTTTCGGTATACTTCCCCAACTTTTAGGGCTAGGGTCACTAGTCTTGGTCCCTTTTGCCTTTGAGTCTATTAATTTTGGGGCAAATGACCTACCATTTACTGCTTTAGTAGTATGGGGTGCACTTGCATTTGTTATTACCACTATTTCTTCGTTTTACGTCATCCCTCGTTTTGGGAGGGGTACGATCTTCCTATCTTTACTGGCTTTTGCACTTTCCCAG GTTAGTTTGGGACCTGTTTTGCGACGTGCTGGTAATGCTAGGAACGGCATCTTGAGGTATCCATTCAACCGCATTGTGTTTGTTCTTCTAGCTTTCGGTTTTTCCTCACAGGCCATAGTTGTCGGTCCTTATGGATGGACTTCAAGCACATATCCCTTGGAGTTGGCAAGAGTAGGGCGTGCTATTGAGTTTATTGCTAGTCAGTTTTTTGTTACGTGTTTGATGGTCTTAGTTTCTAATTTAACGTGTGTTTTTAATGAATGGGCATttgtattttttagttttattgcATTAGTATGTATGAGAATGGTTTGGATTTATGGAAGAGACTAG